In Gemmatimonadaceae bacterium, the genomic window GGCGGATCTCGTGGTGCACGTGCATCCGCCGGACGGCCGCGCGCTCACCCGGGCCACGATCGGTTCCGTGCGGAGCGATCGGGTGCTGCTGAGCGGCGCCGACCTGCGGGGCAAGCGGAGCGTCGTGATCGACATCGCGTGACGTTATGCCTGGCGGTCGGGAGGTTGGCCTCAGCAGGTCTGGCCGGTGCGCGCGCTCGCGATGGCCGTCTGTACGCCCGCGTCGGCGCTGATCAGGTCTGGTTGGTAGATCTCGAAATAGCGTGCGCCCGCGTTCCAGCCGCGACACACCGCGTCGGTCAGGGTCCCCTGCATGCGATTGGTGGGGTCGTTCGTGTACGACCAGATCGTCTGTAGGCCGATGGCGGTCTGTCCCGGCAGGGAGCCGGCCTGCTGGAGCCGCTGGCTGCCCAGCGCGGTGAGATCCGCGGCGAAGACGGCAGCGTTGCTCGTGAGCGACAGCGCGTAGCGCATCACGTCGGCGTAGAACGCCTGGCCATCGTTGCCGTCGCCGAGGCAGATGAATCCGAGCGGCGCCGACACGAACAGGCGAATGCCCGGGAAGGCACTCGCATACGCGCTGATCGTGGTGTCCCAGGCCGCGAGATACTGGCTGCGATTGTAGGTGATGCCGCCGGTGAGTTGACCGTTCTGGCAGCCGACGATCGTCATCTCGGGCGCCGGCACCGGGTCGGACAGCGACTCGAGCAGGTCCACGTTGCCGGTGGCCTGAACGTGCGCGCCCAGGGCGGTCACGAAGGCGCGGTAGCGCGAGACGTAGACCGCATCCCACGGCACGGGGGCGGTCTGTGATCCGTGTGGGTCGGTGTAGGTATAGGTCGCCACGCCCAGCGGCCCCAGCCATCCCGGCAATCCCAGGGCGTTCGGGTCGACGTGGAGCGTGAGCTTCTTGTTGCTCCGTCGGACGACGGCGAACGCCGAATCCAACGCTGCCCAGTTGTACGAGCCGGCCGTGGGCTCGAGGTTGCTCCACAAGACCCGGAATGCGACGCCGTCCACGTTAGGCAGCGACGCATACGTCTGCAAGGTGGTCGCAGATGCGCCAGGGTCCATGAGAGCGAAGACCTTGCCGGATGTGATCCGCGCAGCCGGCATCGTGGTGCCGCGGCACGCGGCGAGAGTGGCGAGCGCCAGTGTGAGTATGCGCGCCGCAGGTCGTTGGAACTCGGGCATCGGCATTGGAGGGAGGGGGGAACCAGCCGGACTCGTACTGCGCGACCACAGAATCCGCGGCGCGTCGCGCCGGTTCCCGCCGCTCGCAGCGCGCCACCACGCGCTCGCAGCGACACGCCCGTTGCGGGAATCCGCGATGGGCGTGTCAGCATTCCCCCGCCGTCGTCGCGGCGATTCGCACCCCCGTATCGCTGTGCCGAAAATGGAAGGGGGCGTTCTCCCCTTGTCGTGCGCCCGGTGCTTACGGGCAACGCCGCACCTTTTGACCCCCTTTCCACGAATCGACGTGGCTGCCGAACCCAGCGACTCTTCAATCATTCCATGAAGATGAGTTGGTGTGCTACGAGTACCACACGAGAGGGAGGAGTTATGAAGAACCTTCGCATCATGATCGTCGCGGCTGTCGCCGTCGGGTTGTGGGCGGTGGCGTGCCGCGACAATCCCGCGACGCCGCAGCACGTGCATACGACGGCGCTGGTGGCATTGAACCAGTCAGCGGTGACGCTGAAGGCCGGCGAGCACGTGAGTCTCACCGCGCAGACGAAGTGCAGTTGCGGGGAGACGACCTCATCCGTCGTGACGTGGGCGTCGAACGACGCGTCCATCGCGACGGTGAGTCCGACGGGCGACGTGGTCGCGGTGGCCTTCGGTACCGCGACGATCACGGCGACTGCCGATGGCAAGAGCGCGGCCGCGACGGTGACGGTGCAGCCTTCGGGCACCGTGGTCGGGGCCCTGGGCGGCAGCGTGATATCCGCGGATGGCGGGCTCATCCTGGATGTGCCGGCGGGCGCTCTCGCAACGCCGATCGACATCACGATCACACGGGTGGACGACGTTCTGTTCGGCGGGGACCCGCAGTATCTGGCGGGCTCGGGCTACCAGATCAGTCCGGCCGGGGTGACGCTGCAAACGGCGGCCCAGTTGCGCATTCGCTATGACTCGACGCATCTCCCCACCGGCGTGTTCCAGGAGCAGTTGCGCATTCGCGAGCGCGATCGGCTGCAGAACCAGTGGAGGGACTGCGATCAGCAGGGCCTCCAGGCGCAACATGTCGTGGCGTCGACCAACCGGTTCGGCACGTTCGGCATCGTGGTACAGTTGCCCGCCGGCAAGCTGGTGGGTGCGCTGGGCGGCACGGTCGTCTCGGCGGACGGTAACGCGGAGCTGGTGATCCCTGCGGGCGCGTTGGACACCTTGACGGATATCGTCATCACGAAGGTCGCCGATTCCGCATTCGTCGGCGATCAGACGTACGTGAGCGGCACCGCGTACAAGGTCGAGCCGGCGGGTCAGCAGCTGAACAAGTCGGCGACGATGAATATCAAGTACGACCCGGCCAACGTGCCGAGCGGAATGGATACGACGCGGTTGCGCATCCAGCAGCGCGATCGGATCCAGGATCGCTGGCTGGACTGCGACAAGACGGGGATCCGGCTGCATACGGTCGGCGCAACGGTTGGCAGCTTCGGTACGTTCGGTGTGACCGGTGCCTCCTCCGGCGGCAATGGCGGTGGCGGCTCGTCGGCGAGCGTGGCGAGCGTCACGATCAGCCCGTCGAACATCGCTCTCGAGGTGGGCGACGTGATCCAGTTGACCGCGACCGTCCTCGACAGCGCGGGCAACACGCTGTCGAGGACGGTGACCTGGTCGACGGACAACAGCGCCGTTGCCACGGTCACCGAGACGGGTCTGGTGACCGCCCTGGCCAGCGGATGGACGTTGGTGAGCGCGAGCGCCGGCGGCAGGCAGGGCGCTGGATCGTTGAGCGTGACGAATAAAGTGGCGACGATCAGCATCACCGGCAGCAGCAGCATCAACGTCGCCGGAACGTCCCAGCTCGTCGCGACGGCCTATACCGCCACGGGCATCGTCGTCTCGGTGACGTTCACGTGGGCGAGCAGCAACACCGCAGTGGCGACCGTCAGTTCCACCGGCCTCGTGACCGGCGTGGCGGAAGGGACCGCGAACATCACGGCCATCGCCAAGGGCGTGACCGGTACGCTTCCGGTGACGGTCGCCACCACCGGTGGTGGCGGCGGCGGCGGTGGCGGGGCGGAAACGATCGGGAACAACCTGTCGTGGCCGGTGGTCTTTGCCGAAGGCACGGGCGTGACGGGGTTGGCGGTTGCCACGGATCCGGGCGTGCGGCCGACGACGGCGGAAGCGGCGGCGCTGGCTGAACTCGCGGCCATCCCCGCGTCCAGCCCGTCGGCGGCATTCTGGTGGACCGGAAACGCCGCGGATGCGACGACCTATTATCTCCAGGGCACGACGAACACCTGGCGGCCGCGGATCATCGACGGCACGGGCCAGCCCAAGTACGATGCGTCGGCCTACTGGGGCGATAACCTCTCCGGCAGTGCCAGCCTGAAAGCGGGCCACCCGATCCGGCTCGAGGTTGCGCTCTCGGCCACGGGCGTGGGCACGCTGCAGGGCTACAATATGCCGTACGTGGTCAATGCCTCGTCGCCGGACGAGATCCAGGGCACCGATGGTACGTTGGGTGACTTCGTACCGCTCCTGTACACGGTTGGCCCCACACTGACGATCGAGCAACTCAGTGGGCCGGGGGGCAGCGTGGTCGCCACGCTGTCGAGTGGCGCCATGGGCTCCGAGGTGAACGTGGCCGGCCGTCTCGTGTACGGCGGACAGTTCAATCCGACCGTGGCCGGCACCTACCGGTTGCGCTTCATCCTCGCGGGCGGCAGCAATGCCGCGATCACGGCCGTCGGCAATGCCACCGGCACGGCAACGGTGGTGAGCTCGACGGAGACGGCGATCGAGGTCCACGTGGTGCCGTAGCATAGGGCGCTCGCGCTACTCGATCAGACTGCCGGTCCGGGACGACGTGGTCCCGGACCGGCAGTCGCGTCTCCCCCCCGGCGCTCGCGACGCCTGGGGGGCACTACTTCATGGTCACGATGGCCCGCATCGCGGTCATGGCATCGAAGAAGTTGCCGAGCCGCAGGTTCTCGTTGGGCGCGTGCTGGTCGTCGTCGAAGTTGACCACCGGCATGCCCACCGTGGCCGCGCCCAGATTATCAGAGAACAAATAGAATGGCGTGGAGCCGCCCAGCGACGGCAGCCGCGCCGGCGTGGTGTGGGTGGCGGCGGCCACCGCCGCCACGGCCTGCCGCGCGATCGGACTGGTGAGCGGCGTGCGGCCGGCCGGATAGCCGCCCATCCGCGTGAGTTTGGCGAGCAGCGGATACGTGGTCCGCTCGCGGTCGGTGGGCGCGTTGCCGCTCACCAGATGAAAGCCCTGCGCCTGGATGTGGGCCGCGAGTCGCGCGAATTGCGCGTCGGGCGTGACGTTCTTCACGAACCGGAGATCGAGCCGCGCCACGGCCTGCGCCGGGATCACGGTGCGGCCCTGGCCGGCCACCGTGCCGGCGCCCAGCCCCGACACGTTGAGCGTGGGCAGGTTGTCCAGCGCGTCGAGACGCTGGCCGGGGAATTCGGAGCGCGCGAATCCGAACCGGTGCATGAGCGTGGAGTCGCCGTCGGGAATCTCGGCGATCGCCTGCTGCTCGTCCGGCGTGAGCGGCACGACGTCGCGGTAGAACCCGGCGATGGTCACGCGTCCGGTGCTGTCCTTCATCGACGAGAGGAGCCGCGCCAGCTCGAACGCGGGGTTCGGCGCCCAGTTCCCATAGTTGCCGCTGTGCAGGTCGTGCCGCGCGCCGAATACGGTCAACTCGGCGCTCATGATGCCGCGGGCGCCGAACACGAACGTCGGACGGCCGCTGGGGTGCTGCGGGCCGTCCACGAGGATGACCAGATCGCTGCGGATCTGGGCGGCGTGCTCGGTGACGACCGTGGCCAATGAGGGCGAGCCTGCCTCCTCGTCGCCTTCCATGAGTACGCGGATGGTGGACGTGATCGGCTGGCCGGCCGCCCGGGCCTGGTCCACGGCGGAGAGGAAGGCGACGATCGGTCCCTTGTCGTCGGCCGACGACCGGGCATACAGCCGCCAGTCGGGATCGATGGGTCCGCGGGACGGCAGGCTGACCACGCGGCCGCCGTTCTCGAGCGGCTTGTCGCGGTAGATCGGTTGGAACGGACCCGAGTCCTTCCACTCCGACGGCGTGACCGGCTGGCCGTCATAATGGAAGTAGAACGTGAGCGTGCGCGCCGGCTTCGATCCGGCCGGCACGAGCTCGCCGAGGAGCACCGGCGAGCCCGGGGTCTCGACCACCGTCATGCGGAAGCCGCGCTGCTCGAACATCGCTTTGAGCCGCTCGGCGTTGCGCGCGATGTCCGGCTTGTCGGAGGCCACGTTGGGAATGGACAGGAACGAGGCCAGTTCGGCCAGTTCCGATCGCTGCGTGGGCGGCTGCTGCGCGCCGGCCGGAGCCAGTGCGGTGCCGATCATGAGAGCGAAAGCGGCGGTCTGCTTGAGCATGGAGACCTCGGATTCCGGTTCGGTAGCGGGCGGGGAAGTATGCGGCCACCGGGGCGTCGTGCGCCAGACCGCCGGGCAGACTGTCGAATGCCCGGGCGTCAGCCCGCGCGCCAGAACCACACCGACCAGTCGTCGTCGTCGTGTGCTTCCATGTGATACACGAATCCACGCTCGGACAGCATCCCGATGAGCGGCACGGGCGCGAGCGTGGCTCGCAGGTGGAGCACGTCGGTGTTCGGCAACGCATCGACGGCGGCCATGATCTTCGAGAGCGGCTCGCGTCCCGATCGCAGGTCCTCGCGCACGTCCACCTCCGTCACCGGTGCGTTGGCCGGAAACTCGACGTACTCCCCGTTCGGCGTGACGGCGTATATGCGACTCATGGCAGCTGGGGCGACGATCCGGACACGGCGGGGGCTCCCCAGCGCATGCGCAGGATCTGGTAGACGAACAGGAGCGCGCCGAGCAGGAAGAGCAGGGCGCCGGCGCGCGCCACCACCGGCGCGGAGGCCGCGATCCCGGCCAGCAGGACCACCACGCCCGCTACATATAGTATCAGCTGCCATCGCGCGAGCGGTGCGGAGTAGAGATCGGTCACCTTGGGCATCCGGCCGCGGTTCAGACGGCCGCCGAACCGCACCCGCCACGTGAGGGCGGGCACGATTTCATACAGAATACCGGTGACGAAGGGCACCAGCCCGCCGAGGAGACCGGTGACCACATACGCCGTGGCGAGGCGGGTGTAAGTGTCGCCGCGCGCGAGCAGCACGGGACCCAGCACGGCGGCGGCAGCCAGGAACACCAGGCCCGCGCGCGCGAAGCGCATTCCCACATTCAGGGATGGCCGCGTGCGCACGCGGTAGAACGTGAACGCCTGCCACTCGAACGCTCCGACGCCGGAGACGAGCAGCGCCGCGCCGGCCCACGTGGCCACCGGCCACTCGCCAACCAGGCCCAGCGCGAGCGTCGGGACGCCCGACATGAGCAGGATGAGCGCCCGCCGGCTCCCGCGCCGATCGGCGCCGTGCGCGACCAGGAACATGGGTAGCGTGCGGTGCGCCACGCCGACGATCATGATCAGCACCCAGCCGACGAGCGCCACGTGCAGGTGCGCCGTGAGCACGCGAACGCGCGCGGCGGCGATGAATCCGCTGTGGAGGTTGTGGGCCAGCACGAGGCCGAACGCCAGGGTGGAGGTGAGAAACGCCGTGGCGACGACCATCGCGGCCCAGGTGACGTCGCGCGTGCGGCCGCGAGCGAGCGTTGCGGCCACATTGCTCACGGCCAACAGCGTGCCGGAGGCCACGAGCACCACGCCGGTCACCAGGAAGGGCGTCGCACCGGCCGCCACCCCATAGGCGAACACGCCGATGCCCGGCGCGAGCGCCCAGAACGCCGCGTGAGCCAGGCGCACCGAATAGATGGGGGCGCCCAGGGCCATGGGCAGCAGCTGATTCAGCGCGCCGAAGATCGTGAGCGTGAGCCAGCCGAGGGTGAACAGGTGCGTGACGCCCGCTACGTGAGGGGCCAGATACATGCCGGTGGCGAGGTCGGGCGCCACCCAGACGAGTCCGACGGCGCCGGCAAGGAGGTACAGGACGGCGGCGGCAATATGTTCGCCCACGAGGCGTGCCGACGCGCCAGGGGGAGCGGCCGGCGCAGTCTCCGCCGTCAACTCGCGTGGTGCGGTGCTGCGCGGCGCGCCGACTTGCATAGGTCGTCCAGTCCCGGGTTCAGTCCGGACGAATGATGGACACGCCGGCGGCCGCCGGGCGTGACGGTTGTCGCAAAGCCGGCTAGCCGAAGTGGGGGCGCTCGCCGGGCCGTCCCAGGGTTCGCAGCTGCGCCAGGTCGGGAATGCGGATCCGCTTGCGGGTGAGCAACTCGATGACGCCCTTCTGCGACAGCTGCTTGAACGCCCGCGACACCGATTCGCGCGCCGTGCCGAGTTCGAACGACAACTCTTCTTGCGTGCGGTCGAGCACGATCTCCAGGCCCTCGGGCGTCTGCTTGCCACGCAGCTCGGCGCATTCCACCAGGTAGTTGGCGAGGCGGGCGGCGACGTCGCGGAAGGCCAACGTCTCGGTGACGTGCACGAGATGCCGGAGCCGCTTGCCCAATTCGTGGATCACGGCGCGCGCAACGTCGGGATCCTCGCGGTACAGCGCCTCGAATTCAGCGCGGGGCACGAAGATCAGGCGCGATTCCACTTCGGTCACCGCCGACGCCGGGTACGGCCCTTCATCGAACAGGGGCAGTTCCGCCACCGGACGTCCGGGCCCCTCGCTCTGCAGCACCTGCTCGCGGCCGGTGGGGCTGGTTCTATAAATCTTCACGCGCCCCGAGGCGACGACGTACAGACCGCGGCATGCCTCGCCGGTGGAGAACAGCACGTGGCCGGCGGCGTAGGTGCGGACCACGCAGCGCGAGGCCAGCCGCGCCAGGGCGCGGTCGCCGAACGTGGCGAAGAGTGGAATCTGTTCGAGCACCTGCCTGATGTCCGCTGCGGAATTGTCCATGGGCACGGAGAGGGGTCAGCGGTGCGGGTGGGTGATCCGCCGGGTGTGACAACCGTCACGCGACCGGCGCATCGTCGCTGCCAGCTTGCACGGGCGCTCAATGCCGGGCATATCAGGAACCAAAGCTAAGCATGCCGGCGGTATCGAGCGCAAGCGCTCGCCGGAAGGGCGCGATGACCGCGAGCCCGAACCATTGCCTGAGGTGCACACGATGCAAGCTGCTCCCGCGCTGGACCCGGGGCGGACCGTGAACGAGTTGATCGCGCGCGATCCGCGCACGATCGCGGTGTTCAATCGCTTCGGGCTGGACACCTGCTGTGGGGGCGGCGATGCGATCGCCGAAGCCGCGAGCCGCGAGGGCGTGGACCTCGATGCGTTGCTCGCCGCGCTCCGCTCGGCCATGGCGGCGCCGTGAACATCTACGATCCGGCGGCCCTGGCGGCCGAAGCCGTGGCGTCGCGGGCCGACCGACCGGCAACGGCGATCGTGCATGACGCGCCGGGCGCGCGCCTCGTCGTGTTCCGCATCGAGCCCGGCCAATCGGTGGCGCCGCACACGAGCACGTCGACGGTGATCCTGTCGGTGATCGCGGGAACCGGCCTGGTGTCGGGTCCCGACGGGGAGCGCTCGGTGCGCGCTGGCGACATCGTGGCGTATGCGCCTGATGAGCGGCACGGCATGCGGGCGCTCGCGCAGGCGCTCGTCGTGATCGCCACCATCGCGCCGCGGCCGGGCGGCGGCTCCTGAGAAGGGGCGCGTTTGCGCACGGAGTCTGGCAATGATCGGCACCTCGGACCTTCAACCCGGATTACGCATGAACGAATCCAACGATCGTCCCACTCCCCTCCGGCCGGCGGGCGGCGATCGCTCCACCGCGGCCTCGTCGTTCGAGGCGTCGAGCACCCGGCGTGCCTTCCTGCAACGCGCGTCGGTGCTGTCGCTGGCCCTTCCGGGCCTCGGAGCCGCGCTGGCCGCGTGCGGGCCAAACGCCAAGTCGGGCGGCACCGAATCGGCGGCCGCGCCAGGCGGAACGGGCGCGCCGGCCAATCCCGATAGCAAACTCGATACGGCGCTCCATACGGGAGCGGCGGCGACGACGGCGCCGGGCGCCGGGGCGGCGTCGGTGGCCTACAAGCGGTTCGACCCCACGCTGCCGCCGCTGTCGGGCGAGCGGACGCTGCGGCTGCACTGGACGGCCCGCGCGGCGCCGATCCGCGTGTCGGACGACACGGTCGTGGCGGCGTGGACGTTCGAGGGCGACACGCCGGGCCCCATCGTACACTGTCGCGTGGGCGACACGGTGGAGGTCACGCTGACCAACGAAGCCGACATGCCCCATTCGATGGATTTCCACGCGGCGCAGATCAACCCCAAGGTCGCGTTCCGGTCGGTGGCCAAGGGACAGTCGGTGACGTTCAGCTTCAAGCCGCGCTACGCCGGGGCGTTCATGTACCATTGCGGCACGGCGCCGGTGCTGATGCATATCGGATCCGGTATGTACGGGGCGATCATCGTATCGCCCGCCGTGCCGCTCCCGCCGGCCAGGGAGTTCGTGCTCGTCGAGGGCGAGATGTACCTGGGGGCCGCGGTCAATGGCGTGCGGCCGTTCGACTACACCAAGATGCTGTCCACGCTGCCCGATCTCGTGGCGTTCAACGGGCGTCCGGACCAGTATGCCCGCGATCCGATCCATGTGAAGGTGGGCGATCGCGTGCGGTTCTGGGTGGTGAATGCGGGGCCCACCCATGCCTGCGCATTCCACGTCGTGGGGGAGCAGTTCGACACCGTGTACCTCGGAGCGCCGCCGGACAACGCCATTCACGGAGTCCAGACGTTCGAGGTGGCCGCGGGCGGGGGCATGGGCTTCGAACTCGTGTGCGACGTGCCGGGTGAATTCCCATTCGTGAATCATGCGTTCGGCCATGGCCAGAAGGGGGCGGTCGGATTTCTGGTGGTGGACGCGTGAGCGCGCGCTGAGCGGCCGGTGCACTCCCTCGTACGGCGCTATATCAAGACCGCGATCGGCTTCCTGATGGCGGGGCTGGCCATCGGCGGCTGGATGATCGTCCAGCGCGAGATCTGGCAGCAGTACCCGGGCCCGTACGAGGTGAGCGCCCACACGCACGCCATCTTCGTCGGGTTCGTGATGATGATGATCATGGGGGTGGCGCTCTGGCTCTTTCCCAGGCCGGAGCGCGCCGATGCGCGTTACCGGCCGGCGCTGGCCGGCGCGGCGTACTGGTGCGTCACCGTGGGCACCGGGGCCCGCGTGCTGGCGGAACTGCTGCGCACCGTCGCCGGCGGAGGCTGGCTGCGGTGGACCGTGGTGGGCAGTGGGTTCCTGCAGATTGCCGGGCTGGCGATCTTCTTCCATACGATGTGGTCGCGCATTCGCGCCGTGGGGAGCCAGGCGCGCGAAGCCGCCGGCGAGCGCTTCTGACTGCGAGGTGCATGGGCACCGCGTCAGGTATTCCCGGACGAATTGGCGGCGTTGTCCTGATACCAGAACTACGGGCGCCCTTCTAACTCTTTCGACACCGCTCCGCGCGCATCAGATTCGCGTGTCGAATGCGGCTCTCAATGCCCATTTTCCGCCGCCCGCCGCGATCCACCGAACCCCGTCCACGCCCTGCGCCCATAGTGCCGCGCCTCGGCCTCGGTGCATCGGTGGCGATCGCCTTTGGCGTGGTGCTGGTGCTGGTATCGGCCGCCGAGCTGGTGGAGCGGCGATGGCTGGCCGGCGCCACCACGACCGATATGGGCGCGTTCCATCACCTGGTGGGGCTGGCCACATCGCTCGTCGCGGCGACGGTCGCGGCCTGGCTGGTCCTCCGGGGCATGCCATCGCTCTTCTCGGCAGACCTCGGCGACGACGATGGGATGGAGGGGCATCCGCTCACCGATGAGGAGCGCGACGTCCGGTTCGCGGAGTGGTTCATCCGCATGCGCTGGGTGGCGGTGCTCACGGCCACGCTGCTGGTGTTCGTCTCCGTGGACGTGATGGGCTATCTCGCGCCGGCGCTCTGGCGTCCGTTGGCGCTGTCGATCGGGGCGCTGGTGGCGCTGAACGTCACCTACACGGCGCTGCTGCGTGCGCGCACGGCCCCGGGTCCGCTGCTCAAGGTCCAGGCGTACGGCGATCTGGTCATCCTCACGGCGTTGCTCCACTTCTCGGGCGGCATCGAGAATCCGCTCACCACGGTGCTGTCGTTTCACGTGATCATTGCCGGCATGGTGTTCGAGCGCCGGCAGAGTTACTACGTGGCCGCCGCGGCGAGCGCGCTGTTCACGCTGCTGGCGCTGGGCGAGCTCTCCCGGGTGATCCCCCACTATTCGCTCGCCATCCTCCCGAACCTGGTCACGGGCGGCGCCCCCACGCAGGCCGCGTACGACAGCCAGTTCGTGTTCAGCCGCATTGCCCTGCACG contains:
- a CDS encoding Ig-like domain-containing protein, with the protein product MKNLRIMIVAAVAVGLWAVACRDNPATPQHVHTTALVALNQSAVTLKAGEHVSLTAQTKCSCGETTSSVVTWASNDASIATVSPTGDVVAVAFGTATITATADGKSAAATVTVQPSGTVVGALGGSVISADGGLILDVPAGALATPIDITITRVDDVLFGGDPQYLAGSGYQISPAGVTLQTAAQLRIRYDSTHLPTGVFQEQLRIRERDRLQNQWRDCDQQGLQAQHVVASTNRFGTFGIVVQLPAGKLVGALGGTVVSADGNAELVIPAGALDTLTDIVITKVADSAFVGDQTYVSGTAYKVEPAGQQLNKSATMNIKYDPANVPSGMDTTRLRIQQRDRIQDRWLDCDKTGIRLHTVGATVGSFGTFGVTGASSGGNGGGGSSASVASVTISPSNIALEVGDVIQLTATVLDSAGNTLSRTVTWSTDNSAVATVTETGLVTALASGWTLVSASAGGRQGAGSLSVTNKVATISITGSSSINVAGTSQLVATAYTATGIVVSVTFTWASSNTAVATVSSTGLVTGVAEGTANITAIAKGVTGTLPVTVATTGGGGGGGGGAETIGNNLSWPVVFAEGTGVTGLAVATDPGVRPTTAEAAALAELAAIPASSPSAAFWWTGNAADATTYYLQGTTNTWRPRIIDGTGQPKYDASAYWGDNLSGSASLKAGHPIRLEVALSATGVGTLQGYNMPYVVNASSPDEIQGTDGTLGDFVPLLYTVGPTLTIEQLSGPGGSVVATLSSGAMGSEVNVAGRLVYGGQFNPTVAGTYRLRFILAGGSNAAITAVGNATGTATVVSSTETAIEVHVVP
- a CDS encoding M20/M25/M40 family metallo-hydrolase — encoded protein: MLKQTAAFALMIGTALAPAGAQQPPTQRSELAELASFLSIPNVASDKPDIARNAERLKAMFEQRGFRMTVVETPGSPVLLGELVPAGSKPARTLTFYFHYDGQPVTPSEWKDSGPFQPIYRDKPLENGGRVVSLPSRGPIDPDWRLYARSSADDKGPIVAFLSAVDQARAAGQPITSTIRVLMEGDEEAGSPSLATVVTEHAAQIRSDLVILVDGPQHPSGRPTFVFGARGIMSAELTVFGARHDLHSGNYGNWAPNPAFELARLLSSMKDSTGRVTIAGFYRDVVPLTPDEQQAIAEIPDGDSTLMHRFGFARSEFPGQRLDALDNLPTLNVSGLGAGTVAGQGRTVIPAQAVARLDLRFVKNVTPDAQFARLAAHIQAQGFHLVSGNAPTDRERTTYPLLAKLTRMGGYPAGRTPLTSPIARQAVAAVAAATHTTPARLPSLGGSTPFYLFSDNLGAATVGMPVVNFDDDQHAPNENLRLGNFFDAMTAMRAIVTMK
- a CDS encoding DUF2249 domain-containing protein encodes the protein MSRIYAVTPNGEYVEFPANAPVTEVDVREDLRSGREPLSKIMAAVDALPNTDVLHLRATLAPVPLIGMLSERGFVYHMEAHDDDDWSVWFWRAG
- a CDS encoding Crp/Fnr family transcriptional regulator — protein: MDNSAADIRQVLEQIPLFATFGDRALARLASRCVVRTYAAGHVLFSTGEACRGLYVVASGRVKIYRTSPTGREQVLQSEGPGRPVAELPLFDEGPYPASAVTEVESRLIFVPRAEFEALYREDPDVARAVIHELGKRLRHLVHVTETLAFRDVAARLANYLVECAELRGKQTPEGLEIVLDRTQEELSFELGTARESVSRAFKQLSQKGVIELLTRKRIRIPDLAQLRTLGRPGERPHFG
- a CDS encoding DUF542 domain-containing protein; this encodes MQAAPALDPGRTVNELIARDPRTIAVFNRFGLDTCCGGGDAIAEAASREGVDLDALLAALRSAMAAP
- a CDS encoding cupin domain-containing protein, which codes for MNIYDPAALAAEAVASRADRPATAIVHDAPGARLVVFRIEPGQSVAPHTSTSTVILSVIAGTGLVSGPDGERSVRAGDIVAYAPDERHGMRALAQALVVIATIAPRPGGGS
- a CDS encoding multicopper oxidase domain-containing protein, producing the protein MNESNDRPTPLRPAGGDRSTAASSFEASSTRRAFLQRASVLSLALPGLGAALAACGPNAKSGGTESAAAPGGTGAPANPDSKLDTALHTGAAATTAPGAGAASVAYKRFDPTLPPLSGERTLRLHWTARAAPIRVSDDTVVAAWTFEGDTPGPIVHCRVGDTVEVTLTNEADMPHSMDFHAAQINPKVAFRSVAKGQSVTFSFKPRYAGAFMYHCGTAPVLMHIGSGMYGAIIVSPAVPLPPAREFVLVEGEMYLGAAVNGVRPFDYTKMLSTLPDLVAFNGRPDQYARDPIHVKVGDRVRFWVVNAGPTHACAFHVVGEQFDTVYLGAPPDNAIHGVQTFEVAAGGGMGFELVCDVPGEFPFVNHAFGHGQKGAVGFLVVDA
- a CDS encoding cbb3-type cytochrome c oxidase subunit I, which gives rise to MHSLVRRYIKTAIGFLMAGLAIGGWMIVQREIWQQYPGPYEVSAHTHAIFVGFVMMMIMGVALWLFPRPERADARYRPALAGAAYWCVTVGTGARVLAELLRTVAGGGWLRWTVVGSGFLQIAGLAIFFHTMWSRIRAVGSQAREAAGERF